A window of Variovorax sp. HW608 genomic DNA:
CGGACAGCGTGAACGCGCTGGCGCTCGAAGCCTTCTGATGCACGGCGCGTGTCGCGCAACGGACCGTTGCGGCACGCGCCCCCTTCTATAAATCCGACTCTGCCGTTTTTTATTTTCCGGAGACACCATGTCCAAGCTGCCGCCCGTGCTCGCCAACCTGCCATTGCCCATCATCGGCTCGCCGTTGTTCATCATCAGCAACCCCAAGCTCGTGATTGCCCAGTGCAAGGCCGGTGTGGTCGGATCGATGCCCGCACTCAACGCGCGGCCCGCCTCGCAACTCGAGGACTGGCTCGCGGAGATCACCGAGGAACTCGCGGCCTACAACAAGGCGAATCCGGACAAGCCGGCTGCCCCCTTCGCGATCAACCAGATCGTGCACAAGAGCAATGACCGGCTCGCGCACGACATGGAGCTGGTCGTGAAGTACAAGGTGCCGATCGTCATCACCTCGCTGGGCGCGCGCACCGACGTCAACGACGCGGTGCACAGCTACGGCGGCGTGACGATGCACGACGTCATCAACAACGCCTTCGCGCAGAAGGCGATCGAGAAGGGCGCCGACGGCCTGATCGCGGTCGCGGCCGGTGCCGGCGGCCATGCGGGCATCAAGAGCCCGTTCGCGCTGGTGCAGGAAATCCGCCAGTGGTTCGATGGCCCGCTCGCGCTGTCGGGCTCCATCGCCACCGGTGCGGCCGTGCTCGCGGCGCAGGCCATGGGCGCGGACTTCGCCTACATCGGCACCGCGTTCATCGCCACCGAGGAGGCGCGCGCGAGTGCCGAATACAAGCAGGCCATCGTCGACGGCACCTCCGACGACATCGTCTACTCGAACCTCTTCACCGGCGTGCACGGCAACTACCTGGCGCCGAGCATCGTGGCCGCGGGCATGGACCCGGCGAATCTGCCGCAGGGCGACCTGAAGACCATGAACTTCGGCGGCGGCGACAGCGCCAAGAAGGCCTGGAAGGACATCTGGGGCTCCGGGCAGGGCATCGGTGCGGTGACGGAAGTCGGCACGGCCGCGGCATTCATCGAGAAACTGAAGCGCGAGTACCTGGAAG
This region includes:
- a CDS encoding NAD(P)H-dependent flavin oxidoreductase, whose amino-acid sequence is MSKLPPVLANLPLPIIGSPLFIISNPKLVIAQCKAGVVGSMPALNARPASQLEDWLAEITEELAAYNKANPDKPAAPFAINQIVHKSNDRLAHDMELVVKYKVPIVITSLGARTDVNDAVHSYGGVTMHDVINNAFAQKAIEKGADGLIAVAAGAGGHAGIKSPFALVQEIRQWFDGPLALSGSIATGAAVLAAQAMGADFAYIGTAFIATEEARASAEYKQAIVDGTSDDIVYSNLFTGVHGNYLAPSIVAAGMDPANLPQGDLKTMNFGGGDSAKKAWKDIWGSGQGIGAVTEVGTAAAFIEKLKREYLEARSRLAL